In Mycteria americana isolate JAX WOST 10 ecotype Jacksonville Zoo and Gardens chromosome 3, USCA_MyAme_1.0, whole genome shotgun sequence, a single genomic region encodes these proteins:
- the LOC142407327 gene encoding cullin-9-like isoform X3 — MVNERHNGNLLVHLGPKLQAYPEELLRQRRGHDGQPEYLIQWSIISLEERAVGGSSASSAETKPENILMWMSAEEVCASCPALLGKRKLEGQWVKEEKAASPLAGDVPLDEASLLEMKADVRSLVQRAGRQMAEAGAPESSILNTIHVLSAYASIGSLAGAFKETGALDLLMKMLCHKEKQIRRSAGKMLRALASHDAGSWAYVLLSLSQQDGIEQHMDFDSRYTLLELFAETTSSEEHCMSFEGIHLPQIPGKLLFVLVKRYLCVTSLMDKLSGGVEQGGEQQDCAVPSLLTEERSRVKQEFEFSMAMANLILELVHVMGWDRSCKPELLPQQELRPRTTRSIFQHRATSCTTTQAAPTPPPKEPSIFKTRSAFPSRSSYVEYVQANLVCGMRVRMLEDYEQVSAGDEGDFRQSNDGTPPVQVYWQALGSTYWVHWHMVEIIGPSGQEEHEGQEKVSTLTHSHKLAAVAQPFFCKPFGGLYSLPYLGEQPTKAAEILSRAEWWELLFFVKKLEAQEQKEITCLIQQNWGEQLLEVDEEALIQLSVPVELAQKVLLVLEKRCQGSAQRDLRSSHIYAKYFLGRGAEQDGGGSTVVSSEGASCRSTSPEATTAKAVKEDLSAATVPPRAPAVAVKSDSQLFSELLAREGLFFPEVMEEQIKVLVSSKGVSERGSLAKVAATVDMIQSSSSEVGLRLAGLQHIVKILEEEPEPEQQVGKAQGGLGTRSVGEKLVKVAVELLSTEVAEKALVVVTLRLLAVLMAKYDWRVRFATEGGVRAVLACMQQHGSSALVQQAGLAALKVLVGAVAGEPGGAGGKPLPLNHADAQMMREIFASIGSASSEGSASLLRAIPAAMSTMQRVPGGSSGVQNGLLVVNMLIDSHRGLAEQLASCDLPTVLQSCWWDRQSTGCPHAMLALSVINRLAEHRLPLGLEMAGREAPLDLRDMQTLLGGLGDSILSKDVVVALERQLCGEVPVPSGEVAQLLQDHRCFRLLLRSFELLGAEKAVSLSILRILNKFLDSYQEDVLPWHECVEPCLSSLSAHSGDREQVVQEFVGFLHRLATASKDCTVAMCRVGTREALSKALDKHSTAPSLAPALLDLVIDCEKYASLYKKLTTSILAGCIQLVLGQIEEHRRSHQPISIPFFDVFLRNLCQGSSVEVKEDKCWEKVQVSSNPHRASKLTDGNPKTYWESNGSTGSHFITVHMQCGVVVREMSMLVASEDSSYMPARVVVLGGDSPATIRTELNAVTVLPSDSRVILLENMTRFWPVIQIRVKRCQQGGIDTRVRGIEVLGPKPTFWPIFKEQLCRRTFLSCTARAHAWCQEICRDRGRLLQLFGRLNRALQHEQGFADRFLPDDEAARALGRTCWEALVNPLVQSITSPDPHGVSPLAWLLSEYLESAEPSRRATSRGAVFGSRVRRLTQLLVHVDPGSPEPEEARAAGGKEGKNKEVPARAVKAVVEKSSGLWGISQCWRGVVQQQVQRFLEAAGQAPDLVERYCGLYQRLRGATEELFGQQAAFVLALGQGFAGALLQLSFLTTLHVSEQFARYLDGQIQELHGAVGSAGPLQRLQQILEPFIVFSGLELAHTFEHFYRHYLGDRLLAQGPSWLEGAIVDQIGLCFPSRFPQEMLSNLAESEELQQQFYLFQLQEQDKRLLELDMGLDEALGTASVADVPEVKVLALAPRCWPVSPSCYMDEPGRFFSAALSSPLDEFADFCRRSQSQLGWECTKPRRLQWTWLGHAELQFGDCVLHVSTLQMYILLCFNSAEEVAVEALLQATGLPADLVHQALTPLTHGEGVLVWSCMSGAPGALRLNQAALAHASGRHLRLLPRQRYLRAERAELSALERKRNILCCLITRILKVEKQLHIDNLVFRVIDACQKGELSPGLQFLSFCCHSVDVLSCVLHLLNQGYLRRQEERPHVLEYISAEPTTPPASQVQPQVAFQTVEIKTAASPASAERRQTFSTFR, encoded by the exons ATGGTGAACGAGAGGCATAATGGCAACCTGCTTGTGCACCTGGGACCCAAACTGCAGGCCTACCCAGAAGAGCTGCTCCGGCAACGGCGAGGCCACGACGGCCAGCCTGAGTACCTGATCCAGTGGAGCATCATCAGCTTGGAAGAGAGAGCAGTGGGAGGCAGCAGTGCCTCCTCTGCAGAGACCAAGCCGGAGAACATCTTGATGTGGATGTCTGCAGAAGAGGTCTGTGCCAGCTGCCCGGCGCTGCTGGGCAAGAGGAAGCTGGAAGGGCAGTGGGTGAAAGAGGAGAAGGCAGCCAGCCCGTTGGCTGGAGATGTCCCGCTGGATGAAGCCTCACTGCTGGAGATGAAGGCTGATGTCAGGAGCCTGGTGCAGCGAGCTGGCCGGCAGATGGCCGAGGCCGGGGCTCCCGAGTCCTCCATCCTCAACACCATCCATGTGCTGAGTGCGTACGCCAGCATTGGCTCGCTGGCGGGTGCCTTCAAGGAGACGGGAGCCCTCGACTTGCTGATGAAGATGCTGTGCCACAAGGAGAAGCAAATCCGCCGCAGTGCTGGCAAGATGCTGAGGGCCCTGGCTTCGCATGATGCAG GGAGTTGGGCCTATGTCCTGCTGTCCCTGAGCCAGCAGGATGGCATTGAGCAGCACATGGACTTTGACAGTCGCTACACCTTGCTGGAGCTGTTTGCTGAGACAACATCCTCTGAAGAGCACTGCATGTCCTTTGAGGGGATTCACCTTCCCCAG ATCCCCGGGAAGCTGCTGTTCGTCCTGGTGAAGCGCTACCTGTGTGTCACTTCTCTCATGGACAAGCTCAGCGGTGgcgtggagcagggaggggagcagcaggactGCGCTGTGCCCAGCCTGCTCACTGAGGAGAGGAGCCGTGTGAAGCAGGAGTTTGAGTTCAGCATGGCTATGGCAAATCTCATCTTGGAGCTGGTGCATGTGATGGGCTGGGACCGCAGCTgcaagccagagctgctgccccaaCAGGAGCTGCGGCCTCGCACCACCCGCTCCATCTTCCAGCACAGAGCCACGTCCTGCACCACTACTCAAGCAGCCCCCACTCCCCCACCAAAAGAGCCCAGCATCTTCAAGACGCGCTCAGCCTTCCCAAGCCGCAGCAGCTACGTGGAGTATGTGCAGGCGAACCTGGTGTGCGGCATGCGGGTGCGCATGCTGGAGGACTACGAGCAGGTCAGCGCGGGTGACGAGGGTGACTTCCGCCAGAGCAACGACGGCACACCGCCTGTGCAG GTGTACTGGCAAGCCCTGGGCTCTACATACTGGGTTCACTGGCACATGGTGGAGATCATTGGCCCTTCAGGGCAAGAGGAGCATGAGGGCCAGGAGAAGGTGTCCACCCTGACACACAGCCACAAACTGGCAGCAG TTGCGCAGCCGTTTTTCTGCAAGCCCTTTGGGGGGCTGTACTCCCTGCCTTACCTGGGGGAGCAGCCAACCAAGGCTGCAGAGATCCTGAGCCGTGCCGAGTGGTGGGAGCTGCTCTTCTTTGTGAAGAAGCTGGAAGCGCAGGAGCAGAAAGAGATCACCTGTCTCATCCAGCAGAACTGGGGAGAGCAG CTGTTGGAGGTGGATGAAGAAGCCCTGATCCAGCTGTCGGTACCTGTGGAGCTGGCCCAGAAGGTGCTGCTGGTCTTGGAGAAGCGGTGCCAGGGCAGCGCTCAGCGTGACCTGCGCAGCTCCCACATCTACGCCAAATACTTCCTCGGTAGAGGGGCCGAGCAGGATGGCGGAGGGAGCACCGTGGTGTCCTCGGAGGGCGCCAGCTGCAGGAGCACTAGCCCTGAAGCCACGACGGCCAAGGCAGTGAAGGAAGACCTTTCCGCAGCCACAGTGCCACCCCGAGCCCCCGCTGTGGCGGTGAAGTCGGATTCCCAGCTGTTCAGTGAGCTCCTTGCGAGGGAAGGGCTGTTCTTCCcggaggtgatggaggagcagATCAAAG TGTTGGTCAGCTCCAAGGGGGTGAGCGAGAGGGGCTCGCTGGCCAAGGTTGCAGCCACGGTGGATATGatccagagcagcagctcagaggtggGGCTGCGCTTAGCTGGGCTCCAGCACATCGTGAAGATCCTGGAGGAGGAGCCTGAGCCCGAGCAGCAAGTCGGCAAAGCCCAGGGCGGGCTGGGGACCAGGAGTGTTGG GgagaagctggtgaaggtggCAGTGGAGCTGCTGAGCACTGAGGTGGCAGAgaaggccctggtggtggtgacGCTGCGGCTGCTGGCTGTGCTCATGGCGAAGTACGACTGGCGTGTGCGGTTTGCCACGGAGGGCGGTGTGCGGGCTGTGCTGGCCTGCATGCAGCAGCATGGCTCCTCCGCCCTGGTGCAGCAGGCTGGCCTGGCG GCCCTGAAGGTACTGGTGGGAGCTGTGGCCGGCGAGCCAGGAGGTGCCGGCGGGAAGCCCTTGCCCCTGAACCACGCCGACGCGCAGATGATGCGGGAGATCTTTGCCAGCATTGGCTCTGCCTCCAGCGAGGGCTCGGCAAGCCTGCTGCGTGCCATCCCTGCTGCCATGAGCACCATGCAGCGGGTCCCAGG GGGCTCCTCAGGGGTGCAGAACGGCTTGCTGGTGGTGAACATGCTGATCGACAGCCACCGTGGCCTGGCGGAGCAGCTGGCAAGCTGCGATCTCCCCAcggtgctgcagagctgctggtgggacaGGCAGAGCACTGGCTGCCCTCACGCGATGCTGGCCCTCAGCGTGATCAACCGCCTTGCGGAGCACCGGCTGCCCCTGGGCCTGGAGATGGCAG GCAGAGAGGCCCCACTGGACCTGAGGGACATGCAGACGCTTCTGGGTGGCCTGGGGGACAGCATCTTGTCCAAGGACGTGGTGGTGGCCCTAGAGCGGCAGCTCTGTGGTGAAGTCCCCGTCCCCTCTGGCGAGgtggcccagctgctgcaggaccaCAGGTGCTTCAGGCTGCTGCTGCGCAGCTTTGAGCTGCTGGGGGCAGAGAAGGCTGTGAGCCTGAGCATCCTCAG GATCCTGAACAAGTTCCTGGACAGTTACCAGGAGGATGTGCTGCCCTGGCACGAGTGTGTGGAGCCCTGTTTGTCCTCCCTGAGTGCCCACAGCGGTGACCGAGAG CAGGTGGTGCAGGAGTTTGTTGGCTTCCTGCACCGCCTGGCCACCGCCAGCAAGGACTGCACGGTGGCGATGTGCCGTGTGGGCACCCGCGAGGCTCTGTCCAAAGCCCTGGACAAGCACAGCACGGCCCCGTCGCTGGCGCCAGCCCTGCTCGACCTGGTGATTGACTGCGAGAAGTATGCCAGCCTCTACAAGAAGCTGACGACCAGCATCTTGGCTGGCTGCATCCAG CTGGTCCTGGGGCAGATTGAGGAGCACCGCCGGAGCCACCAGCCCATCAGCATCCCCTTCTTTGATGTCTTTCTGCGCAACCTGTGCCAAG GCTCCAGCGTGGAGGTGAAGGAGGACAAGTGTTGGGAGAAGGTGCAGGTCTCCTCCAACCCCCACCGGGCCAGCAAGCTCACGGATGGGAACCCCAAGACGTACTGGGAGTCAAACGGCAGCACTGGCTCCCACTTCATCACTGTCCACATGCAGTGTGGTGTGGTGGTcag GGAGATGAGCATGCTGGTGGCCAGCGAGGACTCCAGCTACATGCCGGCCCGGGTCGTGGTGCTGGGGGGAGACAGCCCGGCCACCATCAGAACCGAGCTTAACGCA GTGACCGTCCTGCCCTCCGACAGCAGAGTGATCCTGCTGGAGAACATGACCCGCTTCTGGCCCGTCATCCAGATCCGGGTGAAGCGGTGCCAGCAG GGCGGCATTGACACACGTGTGCGTGGCATCGAGGTGCTGGGTCCCAAGCCTACGTTCTGGCCCATCTTCAAGGAGCAGCTGTGCCGGCGGACGTTCCTCTCCTGCACTGCTCGGGCTCATGCCTGGTGCCAGGAGATCTGCCGGGACCGGGGGCGACTGCTGCAGCTCTTTGGCAG GCTGAACCGGGCGCTGCAGCACGAGCAGGGCTTTGCCGACCGCTTCCTTCCTGATGACGAGGCAGCCCGGGCCTTGGGCAGGACGTGCTGGGAGGCCCTGGTGAACCCCTTGGTGCAGAGCATCACCAGCCCAG ACCCCCACGGCGTCAGCCCCCTGGCCTGGCTGCTGAGTGAGTACCTGGAGAGCGCGGAGCCGTCCCGCCGTGCCACGAGCCGTGGTGCTGTCTTTGGTTCCCGTGTGCGGCGCCTGACCCAGCTCCTGGTGCATGTGGACCCCGGCAGCCCAGAGCCAGAGGAAGCAAGAGCAGCTG gtgggaaggaggggaagaacaaGGAGGTGCCGGCCAGGGCTGTGAAGGCGGTGGTGGAGAAGTCAAGCGGCCTGTGGGGCATCTCGCAGTGCTGGCGTGGTGTGGTGCAGCAGCAG GTGCAGCGGTTCCTGGAGGCGGCAGGGCAGGCGCCGGACCTTGTGGAGCGATACTGCGGGCTGTACCAGCGCCTGCGTGGTGCCACAGAGGAGCTCTTTGGGCAGCAGGCTGCCTTTGTGCTGGCCCTGGGCCAGGGCTTCGCTGGGGCTTTGCTTCAGCTCTCCTTCCTTACCACCCTGCAC GTGAGTGAGCAGTTTGCCCGCTACCTTGATGGGCAGATTCAGGAGCTCCATGGGGCTGTGGGCAGCGCAGGGCCgctgcagcggctgcagcagATCCTGGAGCCCTTCATCGTCTTCAGTGGCCTGGAGCTCGCCCACACCTTCGAGCACTTCTACCG GCACTACCTGGGGGACCGGCTCCTGGCGCAAGGGCCGTCTTGGCTGGAAGGAGCCATTGTGGACCAGATCGGGCTGTGCTTCCCCAGCCGCTTCCCCCAAGAGATGCTGAGCAACTTGGCTGAGTCGGAGGAGCTCCAGCAGCAGTTTtacctcttccagctgcaggagcaggacaagCGGCTGCTGGAGCTAGACATGGGCCTGGACGAG GCACTGGGGACGGCTTCGGTGGCGGATGTGCCGGAGGTGAAGGTGCTGGCCTTGGCCCCGCGCTGCTGGCCCGTTTCCCCGTCCTGCTACATGGATGAACCTGGGAGGTTTTTCTCGGCGGCCCTGAGCTCTCCCCTGGATGAGTTTGCCGACTTCTGCAGGCGGA GCCAGAGCCAGCTGGGCTGGGAGTGCACGAAGCCCCGGCGGTTGCAGTGGACGTGGCTGGGCCATGCTGAACTGCAGTTTGGAGACTGCGTCCTCCACGTGTCCACGCTGCAGATGTACATCCTGCTGTGCTTCAACAGCGCTGAG gaggtggctgtggAGGCCCTGCTGCAGGCTACGGGGCTCCCTGCTGACCTGGTGCACCAGGCACTGACACCGCTGACCCACGGCGAGGGCGTCCTGGTGTGGAGCTGCATGTCGGGAG CTCCAGgtgcactgcggctgaaccaggcAGCCCTGGCCCATGCCTCTGGCCGCCACCTGAGGCTGCTGCCCCGGCAGAGGTACCTGCGGGCAGAGAGGGCTGAGCTCAGCGccctggaaaggaagaggaacatCCTCTGCTGCCTCATCACCCGCATCCTCAAGGTGGAGAAGCAGCTTCACATTGACAACCTGGTGTTTAGG GTGATTGATGCCTGTCAGAAGGGTGAGTTGAGTCCAGGGCTGCAGTTCCTGAGCTTCTGCTGCCACAGCGTGGATGTGCTGTCCTGCGTCCTGCACCTGCTGAACCAGGGCTATCTCCGGCGCCAGGAGGAGAGGCCTCATGTCTTGGAATACATCTCTGCTGAGCCCACAACACCCCCTGCCTCCCAggtccagccccaggttgccTTCCAGACTGTAGAGATCAAGACAGCAGCAAGCCCAGCCTCTGCCGAAAGGAGACAGACTTTTTCTACCTTCAGGTAG